In Klebsiella aerogenes, the DNA window TCTACGGTAAGGAGCCACAATGAACCCAGACCAGCTTTACCAGTTACTTCTCGGTCTTGTCACGTTGTTCGGCGGTATCTGGATCCGCCGCCTGCAGCTCGATATCCGCGATCTGGAAGAATCGGTTGACCGTATCAGAACCGAATACCAGCGCCGGGACGATGCCTCGCGTGATTACAGCCTGGTATCGGACAACATCCGGGACATCAAGAACTCACTGAACCGCATCCTCGACAAACTGGACAAGAAGGCAGACAGGACATGAAGGCCAGACAAAAGCGGCGGCAGCGTCGTATTACCACAGCAAACGTGACGCCGTCGGTCAGGCTGGCCAGCGATGACCCGTTAATGCTTCTGCAGCAGTTGCTGACGGAACAGCGCCGGCCGTTCTCCCCCGACATCATGCCGGAGCTGGAGAAAATATCCGGGGCGGTGATGCGTATCGATCGGCGTATTGATGCGATGGAAAGCCGGGTTATCCGTCAGGGTGCTATCTCCGGCGGGCTGACCGGGGCGCTGTCGGGCGGGCTGGTCGTGACGACCATTTCCTTAATCAAGGCCAAGATGGGGTTCTGATATGGCGCATCCGCCCGAGACAAGGGAAAAAGTACGGCGGCTTTATATTCAGAGCCAGCTGTCCCTGCAGATCGTTTCTTCGCAATGCGGCGTCAGTTTTGCGACGGCCGCCCGCTGGAAGAAAGACGCGCAGGACAGCGGCGACGACTGGGACAAGCTCCGTGCCGCGAACGTGCTGGCGGGTAATGGTATGGAGGACGTCGGCCGGGCCATCCTGATGGGGTTGCTGGTCCAGTATCAGACCACCATTGAACAGCTCAACGTTGATTCACAGCTGCCACCACAGGCCCGGGTTGAGCTGCTGGCCAGTCTCAGTGATGCCTTCAACAAAGCGACGGTGGCGAGCAAGCGCGTTTTGCCGGAGACCTCGCAACTGGCCACGGCAATGGAAGTGCTGACGATGCTCAGTACCTTCATCAGTGAAAAATACCCTAAGCATATGGAAGCCTTTGTCCAGGTGCTGGAACCCTTTGGTAATGAGGTGCAAAAACACTATGGCTGACAAATTAATCCGGGTGAATTCCCGCGTCAGCGTGATGGCCAGCCAGGTGGCTTACGTCATCGCGCCGGAGTTTAAGGATCGTATCGACGTTCACCTGCTCGATGGCCGCGTTGAAGAGCTGGAATACTCTATGCGTAACGAACGCTGGAGCGCTAAAGACCGCTTTGAACAGGCTGTTAACGACGCTTTAAAGGGGGAATAAATCATGTTTATTTCCGCCGTTGTGAAAAATGTGTCTCACGATCGCCTGTCTTTCATCTGCCCGGGCTGCGGTTTTCCCCATCAGGTGACCATTGGCCAGGGCGACGGCCCGCGCTGGGACTGGAGCCATGATTATGTTCGCCCGACTTTTAACCCCAGTATCCTGGTGACCTGGGAAGAGCCGAGCGATAACCCGGCATTTTTTGATGACCGGGCTAAGGACCAGCACCGTGTCTGTCACAGTTTTGTGCGCGATGGCCTTATCCAGTATCTGGCGGACTGCACGCACGAACTGGCCGGGCAGACGGTCCCGCTTTCGCGTATCGGGGAATAACTGTGGCGCGTAAAAAGAATGTCTCCCTGAACAAAAAGGAGTTTGAGGCCCAGCTCAACGAGCTGGCCGCATCGCTGCGCCGGTCCATCGAGGCGGAACAGGTCGGCTTTGACCCGTCTCAGGAGGCCGTCAATCAGCGCCGTGAGGCGGTCAGGGATCCGGTTAACGGCTTTCGTTACTTCGTGCAGAATTACTTCCCGCACTATATCCGCCATAAAGATGAGTCGGAGCTGCATAAGTTCCTGTTTCAGCGTCTGCCTGAAATCGTCACCTCGACCGTCAGTCAGCAGGATGCCATAGCGGCCCCGCGCGGTGAGGCCAAATCGACCATTGTCAGCCAGCTCTGTACGCTTTGGTGCATCATCCTGGAGCTGAAAAAATACCCGGTCATCATCATGGACAGTATCGACCAGGCGTATCCGATGCTGGAAGCCATTAAGGCTGAGCTCTGCTGGAACCCGCGTCTGAAGATGGATTTTCCCGAAGCGTGTGGGGCTGGCCGTGTCTGGCAGATGGGTACCATCCTGACCGCCACCGACATCAAGGTGCAGGTTGCCGGCAGCGGTAAAAAGCTGCGCGGCCTGCGTCATGGTCCGTATCGTCCCGATCTGGCTGTACTGGATGATATCGAGAACGATGAGCTGGTCCGCAACCCGGACCAGCGCGACAAGCTGGATAACTGGCTGAAAAAGACCGTCCTGCCGCTGGGTGGCGCGGGGGCCAAGTTCGATGTGATCTACATCGGGACTATTCTGCATTACGACTCGGTGCTGTCACGCACCCTGAAGAATCCCCTGTGGAAACGTAAACGCTTTAAAGCGCTGATCACCTGGCCGTCAGACATGACACTGTGGGATAAGTGGGAAGAAGTCCTGCGTAACAATGACGAGGACGGCGAGCTGCTGGCCCGGGCGTTCTACGATGAACATCGGGAGGCAATGGAAGCCGGCGCGGTAGTTTCCTGGTCAGCGCGGCCACTCTATACCCTGATGTTGATCCGCGCCCGTGACGGTCACAGCACCTTCGACAGTGAATACCAGAATGACCCGGTCAGCGGCGATGATGCGCCGTTCGCCACCTGTATCTCCTTCTGGGTTAACCGGCTGAAGGAATGGTCATTCTTTGGCAGCATCGACCCCAGCCTGGGTAAGAACGGCAATTCCCGCGACCCGTCGGCGATCCTGGTTGGCGGGTTTAACCGGATGACCGGAGTCCTGGATGTCGTCGAAGCCCGCATCAAAAAGCGTCTGCCGAGCGTGATTATCAGCGACACCATCGCGCTACAGCGCGAATACGGATGCCTGTGCTGGTCGGTTGAGGCGGTCCAGTTTCAGGAGTTCCTGCGTACCGAGCTGGTCCGACAGTCGGCAGAACTCGGGGTCCCGGTACCGGCGATGCCGGTTATTCCGCACTCGGACAAAATCCTGCGTATCGAGTCGCTGCAGCCCTACGTGTTCAACCAACTAATTCGGCTCAGCCCGACTCAGGTCACCCTGATAGAGCAGCTCCGCCATTTTCCGATGGCAGACCATGACGATGGCCCGGATGCCCTGCATATGCTCTGGGCGCTGTGCAATTCCTTTGGGACGCGCGACGGTTTCCGCCACGTTCCTCGCCGGCAGGACGATGACAGAGATGATGACAACAGACATTCAGGCCAGCAGCGCCAGCGTTCCCGCTCGCGCTTTGGTAACGGAGGATGGTAATGGGCAAGATAGTTGATCAGTGGGGCCGCCCATTTGATAAGGCGGTAACCAAAGCGCCGCAGACAGCACGGATGATTCAGCTTAACAGCACGTATCCCGATCACCCGTCGCGGGGGCTGACGATTCGCCGTCTGCCCCGGCTACTGCAGGAAGCCGAGCAAGGTTATCTTTCCGCGCAGGCAGACCTTTTTGACGATATGGTTGAAAAGGACGGCCATATTTTCTCGGAGATGGCCAAGCGTAAGAATGCGCTGCTGGGTCTCGACTGGAGCATCGAGCCGCGCCGTAACGCGACAGCTGAAGAGAAGAACCTCGCGGCGATGGTTCAGGAGTGGTTCGACTCACTGGATAATCTGGAAGATATCATCCTGCAGGCAGCGGACGCGATCGGGCATGGTTTCAGCTGTCAGGAGCTGGAGTGGGAGCTTGAAGAGAATGTCTGGCTACCCAGCGAAGCCCACCTGCGGCCGCATCGTTGGTTCCAGGCTCGCCCCGACCGTGGCGATATTATCCGCCTGAATGATGGCAGCATCGAGGGTGCCGAGCTGATGCCGTTCGGCTGGATGGTACATAAGCATAACGCGAAAACAGGCTTTACCGGTCAGTCTGGCCTGTATCGCGTGCTGGTCTGGCCGTACCTGTTCAAGAACTTTGCGGTTCGTGATCTGGCGGAGTTTCTGGAGATTTATGGTCTGCCGGCACGAGTCGGTAAATATATGGCCGGCGCAACGGACCAGGACAAAGACGCTCTGTTCGAAGCGCTGGTCACCCTGGGCCATAACGCGGCCGGTATTATTCCGCAGGGTACTGATATTGACTTCAAATCGGCAGCATCCGGCCAGGCCGACCCGTTCGTCGCGATGATGGACTGGTGTGAACGCACCGAATCCAAAGTCATTCTCGGGGCCACGCTTACCAGCCAGGCCGATGGCAAGACCTCCACCAATGCGCTGGGTAACGTCCATAACGACGTCCGCCACGATATCCTGGTCGCGGATGCCCGCCAGCTGGAGGGTTTCTTCCGCAACATGATTGATATGTTGCTGCGGATTAACGGGTATGAGGTTTCACGCCGCAAGCTGCCTAAACTGGTATTTGATACCCGGGATATCGAAGATATCGAAACCTTCTCTGCAGGGGTGAAAAACCTGGTGGAATCGGGTGTGAAAACCATTCCGGCATCCTGGGTGCATACAAAGCTGGGTATTCCTGTTCCCCAGAAAGATGAGGCCGTACTGGTGGCCCCGGCCCAGACCGGCACACCGTTACCCGTTGCACTGAGTCAGCGGTTCCGGCGCATTGCTGCCCTGACCACCGCCGCAGAGCTGTCAGACCCGGCGCAGGAGGCGCTGGATAACGGCCGTCCGGTGCCGGAGAAGATCGCCGCCGCCATGCAGAACCTCATTGCGCCGCTGGTCGCTGCCCTGCAGGATGGCCGCCTGCCTGATGAGGCTATGGATATTATTGCCGGCAGTTACCCGGATCTGGACGACAGCGAGCTGGTGACCCTGCTGGAGCAGGCGCTTTTTGTCGCGGACGTATGGGGGCGGCTGAATTCCGATGCCTGACAGCGTTGACCTGAGCTATGCGATTGGCCTGAAGCCGGCGCAGGCCATCGAGTATTTCCAGTCCAAGGGCTACACCATAGGCTTTAACTGGCATGAGGTGGAGGCGCGGGCGCACGCGACGGCGTTCACCGTCGCCGGCATCCTTCGCCAGGATATCCTGCAGGACGTTCGCGCAGGACTGCAGGACTCACTGGACAACGGGTTGACGCTGGAACAGTTCCGCCGGCAGATGACGCAGAAGCTGACGCAGAAAGGCTGGCTGGCCGATAAGGCGAAGCTGGTCGCCGATGAGGATGGCGTACTGGAGGGCAAGCAGTTAACCCCGCGCCGGCTACGCACCATCTTTGAAACCAATATGCAGTCCTCCTATGGTGCCGGCCGCTACGCCCAGCAGATGGAGAACGCCGCCGACCGCCCGTACTGGACGCGCGTGGCGGTCATGGACCTGCGCACACGGCCCGCACACGCGGCGCTGAACGGACTGACGGCCCGTTATGACGATCCCATCTGGCAGTTTGCCTATCCGCCCGATGGCTGGGGATGCCGCTGCCGCGTCCGGGCACGTTCGCAAAACGATATCGACAGCAAAAGCATCTCCGTCTGGTCGAGCGAGGGGCATCTGGAAACCGTGCAGCAGGCATGGGGGCCGCAGGATACCCGCGAGGTGCAGGCGTTCCGCTACAACGGCCAGCTCTATACCCCTGATGCCGGCTTTGGCCACAATCCGGGTCAGGGCTGGCTGGCTGGTCTCGGTCAACGCCTGATGGACCGCTCAACCACAGCACCACCACAGATGGCCGCGCTGGCTGTTCAGCACACACTTTCGGAGCCGCAGCTGCTTGACGCGATCACGTCCGACATGCGCCGCTTCGTGAACCAGTCGCTGCTGCGTGAGCCCGCCGGTGCTTTCCGTCATGCCGGCGCACTCAGTACCCGCACGCTTGATGCGCTGGCCGGTCGTGGCCGAATGCCCGACGCCGCAGTGATGACGGTGACCGACAGCGCGGTGGTACAGTCACCCGGGCCGCTCTGGGAGCTGTTGCCGGCACAGCTGCGCCAGCCTGCAGCGGTACTGGCTGATGGTGACGATCTGCTTTATGTCATCCGCAATGGCGAGTCACTCCACCAGGTGCGGGCCGTTCCCGGGCAGAACGCTGCCGGTTACACGCTGCAGTTACCGGACGGCGGCGCAGAACTGACACCGACGTCCCTGCAGTCGCTGGCTGAATTACCGTTACTGGAGGGCGCGTTAAATGGCCTATGAAATCGTTTTTGACGTCACCGACTTTGAGCGCTCGCTGGGCGAGCTCATCAGGAGCTTTGAGGATCGTGCGCCACTGATGCGAATGCTGGCCGGGATGATGGAGGATGCCGTACAGGAGAACTTCGAGCAACAAGGCCGGCCTAAGTGGCTCGGATGGAGCCCACGTTATGCTAAGCGGCGGGGGCCAGGTCAGATACTGCAGCGGTCTGGTCGGCTGGCTTCGAGCATCGTTCAGTACAGCGACAACGATATGGCGACCGTCGGGACCAATGTCATCTATGCCGGCATTCACCAGTCGGGTGGTAAGATTAGCATCCCTGCCCGTAGCCAGCAGGCTTATTACCACCAGAACAAGGACGGCACCCTGAACAATCAGTTTGCCCGCAAGAGTAAAGCTAATTACGCAGAGTGGAATACCATCCCGGCGTATGAGATTAAAATGCCTGCCCGCCCGTTTCTTTTTCTGGCCGAATCCGACGTCAGCGCTATGGAAGAAAAATCGGCGAATTATTTCAGTCAGATCTACCGATAACCCGCGAAAACCAAAAACGCTCTGTAACGCATCACAGGGCGTTTCTTTGTCTTAAACGGAACGGAACTACCTTCAAAGGGTGTTCAGGCGTTTTTAAAAGCGGTTTAAAAGCGTTTAGCGCTATTGCCCTGCACCCTGACAGAGTGACATGATGTTGACGCGGTTCCTTCCTTTATATACCCACTGAAGTCCTTCAACTGAAATCGTCGCCGGCATCCCCGTAATGTCAGCGTCATGAAAACTCGTATCGCGTCACTCTCACAGGTTATCAACGCCGCCACTCGCGGCGTGATCCAGCTGTTACCGGCCGGCACCTTCCGTGCCGGCGATGGTCGCCCGGCTGAATGCCCTGACGGCTGGTTTATTGACGGCACTATCGCGGCCGCGCTTATCGCGGCGGCTGACGCCCGCCAGACCCCCTATGTCATCGACTACGAACACCAGACCCTGCGATCGGCGAAGAACGGTCTGCCGGCTCCGGCTTCCGGCTGGTTCAAAAAGCTGGAATGGCGCGAGGGTGTGGGTCTGTTCGCGGTCGATGTCGAATGGACTGAGGCCGCCGCCGCCGCTATCGACGCCGGCGAATACAAATTTATTTCCCCCGTATTTTTGTACGACACCAGTGGTCTGGTCACCACGTTAATCAACGCGGCCCTGACCAATACGCCCGCCCTGGACGGTATGGATGAGGCGATGCTTGCCGCCGCGTCTCTGCTGGCCATCAATTCAACTGAGGATTCAACAATGGAAGATTTACTGGAGCAGCTCCGCTGGTTTCTGGGACTGCCGCTTTCGTCAACGGAAGCCGACATTTTAAACGAGCTGCAGAAGCTCATTAACAAAATTAAGGCTTCGGACAGCCAGGCTGCCGCCGGTCTTGCCTGGATTAATGGGCTGGAAGCCAGCGTCGCTGCGCTGACATCTCAGGTTGAAACTCCGGACCCGTCCCGCTGGGTCTCTGTTGAAGTCATGAATCAGGCTATCGAGCAGGCCCGCGCCTCTGGTGAAGAGCAGATTGCACAGCTGACGAACCAGCAGTCCGCTGACCTGATTCAGGCTGCATTGTCTGACGGCCGTCTGTTGCCGGCGCAAAAAGGATGGGCGGAGGCGTTGGCCAAATCCAGCCCCGACAAACTCCGTGATCATCTGAGTAAGCAGCCTCGCATCGCCGCGCTGACGACTACTCAGACTGGTGGCCGTGCTCCTGCAGGTCAGCCATCCCGCACTATTTCCGCCCCGGACGATGAGCTGAATCCGGCGATGCTCAGCATCATGGGGCTTGATCCGAACAACTTTAAAGAGGAATCCGGCAATGCCTGATCGTAACACTCCCTGGCGTAACGGCGATCTGGTCGCCGTGCCTGTGGCTGCGGCCACGATGATTTATGGCGGACACCTGGTCGGCGTTAACGCCAGTGGTCTGGCCGTTCCGGGGGCAGCCACTGCGACCCTGACCATCTTCGGCGTCTCCGATGAGTATGCCGATAACACTGCCGGCGCGGCCGGGGCGACGTCTGTTCTCGTGCGTCGAGGTAAGGCGTGGAAGCTGGCGAACCTGTCCGGGGACGCCGTAACCCAGGCAGATGTCGGTAAGTCCTGTTATGTCGCCGACAGTATCACCGTGGCAAAAACCAGCAACACCGATGCACGACCGGTGGCCGGTAAAGTTATTGCCGTCGAGTCCGACGGCGTCTGGGTTGAAATTTAAGGAGAGCAGCCGTGATTGTTAACAAGCAGAACCTGAAAACCATTTTTATCGGTCTCAAGAAGACCTTTCAGAATGCGTTTGATCAGACGCCAAACGACTGGCAGCAGATTGCGATGGTCGTGCCGTCCACCACCAAAGAAGAAAACTACGCCTGGCTTTCGCGCTTCCCGAAAATGCGCGAGTGGATTGGTGAAAAAGTGGTGAAAGCCCTTGAAGGCTTCAGCTACACCATCCGTAACAAAGACTGGGAAGCGACCATTGAGGTCGAGCGTAACGACATCGAAGACGACACTATGCTGGGCTATGCACAGCAGGCACAGGGCGCGGGCCAGTCGGCAGCAGAACTGCCGGCCGATATCATCGGGCGACTGATGAGTGGTGGTTTCACCAACCTTTGCTATGACGGTCAGTATTTCTTCGATACCGATCATCCGGTGGGTAAAAACTCGGCTTCCAACAAAGGGACCAAAAAACTGTCTGCGGCGACGTTCGCAGCGGCTCAGGCATCCTACGGTGCCGGTCGTTCAGCGATGCGTGATTTCAAGGACGATGAAGGGGAAAGTCTGCGTATCAATCCTGGCGTACTGGTTGTCCCGCCGGCGCTGGAAGATACCGCCAACTACCTGATGACGGCTGACCGATTCCCGGATAACACGCCGAACATCTACAAGGGGACAGCGAAAGTACTGGTCTGGCCAGGGCTGGCGACGGATACCGAATGGTATCTCTTTGATACCACCAAGCCCGTCAAGCCGTTGGTCTACCAGGAGCGTAAAAAGCCGGTATTCGTTGAGCAGACGAATATGGACAGCGACGACGTTTTCCTTTTGAAGAAATACAAATTTGGTGCCGAAGCCCGCTCCAACGGCGGTTATGGCTTCTGGCAGATGGCTTTTGGTTCAACCGGGGTGGATGCATAAATGCCTGAAATTACGATTACCTCCAAGCGCGACGGGTTCCGTCGCTGTGGCGTGGCACACCGTGACGTGCCTGTGACCTGGCCGGATGGCAGTTTTACCGAAGAGCAGATCGCCATCCTGCGTGCCGAGCCTGCGCTGGTCGTGCATACCGGCGCGATCAGCGGCGATGATGACAAGCTGAAGGCCGCACTGGGACGCATTCAGGAGCTGGAGACCCAGCTGGAGGAAGTGACCACTGACCGCGATCGTCTGCAGGCAGCGCTGGCACTTCAGACGGCGAGCCTGTCACCGGAGGCGAAGGATAACGCTGCTGACGATACTGCAGCGGCTGAGTCTTCGGCTAAAGCGAAAAAGTAAGTGGAGCCAGCTATGTACGCAACCCGGGACGATATGGTCAGTCAGTTTGGTGAAACGGAATGTATCGCGCTTTCCGATCGTGACTATACCGGTGAGATTGACGACGACGTGCTGAACGGTGGCCTAGAACGGGCCACCGCCACCATCGACAGCTACCTTGCTGGCCGTTATCCGGTGCCATGGACCGATACGCCCGGGATCCTGACGGGTAAATGTTGCGATATCGCCCGGTACGAACTGACCGGCGCACAGACGCAGAACACGGAGGAGATACGTCAACGTTATGAAGACGCAATCAGGTATCTGGAGCGTGTGGCTGATGGCCGCATCACGCTGGGCCGTCTCCCGGATGGCTCAGTCGCTCAGGGCGGGAGTGTTTCCCGCTTTTCCTCGAATGGCCGGGTTTTCGGGCGCAGTGAAACGGATGGGGGTGCATTTTGATTATCACGCAAATCGAATCCGCCATTATCGACAGGCTCACCCGGGGGCTCGGCAAACTGGTCCGCGAGGTGCGTTCCTACAGTGGCGAACTCGATGGCGAACCTGCTGAGGTGGTTCGCCAGTTGCCGGGGGTATGGGTCACGTTTGGCGGTGTACAGGGTTCAGAGCTGCTGAGCACCGCCCGTAATAAGTGGCGTGATACCGGGCGTTTTGTGGTCATCGCGGGCGCGCGAAGCGTGCGCAGTGACCAGGCTACCCGGCACGGTGGGCCGTCATTCAACGAGGTCGGCTCCTACCAGCTGGTTTACGCCATACGCCGGCTGCTGGCGCGGCAGGATTTAGGGTTACCGATTGACCACCTGATGCCCGGCAAGGTGCGAACCCTGTTTAACACGCAGGTCCAGAAGGCCGCTATGTCCGTATTTGCCTGCGAGTTCGACACCCGTTTTGATTCTGAATCACTGCAAAATGGCCGCTTCCCGCTGGCTCCTGCAGACCTGCCGCCCGGCCATCCTGACCAGATTTTTGGCGAGTATGGCGGTGCAAGCAGCGAAGACGATCCGGCCTGGCTAACCACTGATTTGCAGTATTTCCTGAACGGCCGGGAGCCGTTCGCTGCTGAGGACATTATTCATCATGAAAGTTAAAGCCCGTGAAGGGATCCGAGTACCGCGCGAGGATAACCCCCGCCGCTACATCGAGCAGGAGCCTGTAGAGGTTCCCGGGAGCACCTATTACCAGCGCCGTCTTAACGAGGGCGACCTGGTCGAAGTGACTGAAGCGACTACCGGCAAAGGAACTAAATAATGTCCAGCCCGAATATTTCTTTCGACAATATCCCGTCGAGCATCCGCAAGCCGGGGCAGTATTTCGAGTTCAACACGCGACTTGCGGTACGCACGTTGCCGGCGAATGCGCAGAAGGTACTGATTGTCGCCCCGATGCTCGCCAGCGGTAGCCTTGATCCGCTTGTGGCTACCAGTGTCTTCAGCGGCGATGAGGCTGCGGTTTACTTTGGCTACGGGTCCGTTGCGCACCTTATGGTCGTGACGGCCATTAGCACCTATGCCTATCTTGACCTGACCGTTATCGGTGTCAGCGATGCGAGCGCAGGCGTTGCCGCCGCCGGTACGCTGACCATCACAGGGCCTGCCAGTTCGCAGGGCGTTGTCAGCCTGTGGGTCGGTAAAACCCGTGTGGATGTGGCCGTCAGTGCGGCAGACACTGCAACGGCCATCGCCGCAGCAATGAAAACTGCGATCGACAATCAGCCGGAACTGCCAGTTACTGCTGCAGTGGCTGCTGGTGTCCTTACGCTGACCGCGAAGAACAAAGGTACCGCCGGCAACGATATTCGCCTGCGTGCACAGACCAGCGCGTCAGGTACGACGACTGCCATCGTTGCGATGGCCAGCGGAGCGACTGACCCGGATATCGCGCCGGCGCTGGCGAACGTCGTGGCTGCAGGTCACAACATCATCATCAGTCCGTTCTGCACCCAGGCAACACTGACGGCACTGCGTACCCATCTGGATTTTGTTTCCGGCCCGATGGAGCAACGTGGCGCGGTGGGCG includes these proteins:
- a CDS encoding phage protease encodes the protein MKTRIASLSQVINAATRGVIQLLPAGTFRAGDGRPAECPDGWFIDGTIAAALIAAADARQTPYVIDYEHQTLRSAKNGLPAPASGWFKKLEWREGVGLFAVDVEWTEAAAAAIDAGEYKFISPVFLYDTSGLVTTLINAALTNTPALDGMDEAMLAAASLLAINSTEDSTMEDLLEQLRWFLGLPLSSTEADILNELQKLINKIKASDSQAAAGLAWINGLEASVAALTSQVETPDPSRWVSVEVMNQAIEQARASGEEQIAQLTNQQSADLIQAALSDGRLLPAQKGWAEALAKSSPDKLRDHLSKQPRIAALTTTQTGGRAPAGQPSRTISAPDDELNPAMLSIMGLDPNNFKEESGNA
- a CDS encoding Mu-like prophage major head subunit gpT family protein; the encoded protein is MIVNKQNLKTIFIGLKKTFQNAFDQTPNDWQQIAMVVPSTTKEENYAWLSRFPKMREWIGEKVVKALEGFSYTIRNKDWEATIEVERNDIEDDTMLGYAQQAQGAGQSAAELPADIIGRLMSGGFTNLCYDGQYFFDTDHPVGKNSASNKGTKKLSAATFAAAQASYGAGRSAMRDFKDDEGESLRINPGVLVVPPALEDTANYLMTADRFPDNTPNIYKGTAKVLVWPGLATDTEWYLFDTTKPVKPLVYQERKKPVFVEQTNMDSDDVFLLKKYKFGAEARSNGGYGFWQMAFGSTGVDA
- a CDS encoding HI1506-related protein, with amino-acid sequence MPEITITSKRDGFRRCGVAHRDVPVTWPDGSFTEEQIAILRAEPALVVHTGAISGDDDKLKAALGRIQELETQLEEVTTDRDRLQAALALQTASLSPEAKDNAADDTAAAESSAKAKK
- a CDS encoding DUF1804 family protein, yielding MAHPPETREKVRRLYIQSQLSLQIVSSQCGVSFATAARWKKDAQDSGDDWDKLRAANVLAGNGMEDVGRAILMGLLVQYQTTIEQLNVDSQLPPQARVELLASLSDAFNKATVASKRVLPETSQLATAMEVLTMLSTFISEKYPKHMEAFVQVLEPFGNEVQKHYG
- a CDS encoding phage minor head protein, whose translation is MPDSVDLSYAIGLKPAQAIEYFQSKGYTIGFNWHEVEARAHATAFTVAGILRQDILQDVRAGLQDSLDNGLTLEQFRRQMTQKLTQKGWLADKAKLVADEDGVLEGKQLTPRRLRTIFETNMQSSYGAGRYAQQMENAADRPYWTRVAVMDLRTRPAHAALNGLTARYDDPIWQFAYPPDGWGCRCRVRARSQNDIDSKSISVWSSEGHLETVQQAWGPQDTREVQAFRYNGQLYTPDAGFGHNPGQGWLAGLGQRLMDRSTTAPPQMAALAVQHTLSEPQLLDAITSDMRRFVNQSLLREPAGAFRHAGALSTRTLDALAGRGRMPDAAVMTVTDSAVVQSPGPLWELLPAQLRQPAAVLADGDDLLYVIRNGESLHQVRAVPGQNAAGYTLQLPDGGAELTPTSLQSLAELPLLEGALNGL
- a CDS encoding DUF2635 domain-containing protein: MKVKAREGIRVPREDNPRRYIEQEPVEVPGSTYYQRRLNEGDLVEVTEATTGKGTK
- the terL gene encoding phage terminase large subunit, which codes for MARKKNVSLNKKEFEAQLNELAASLRRSIEAEQVGFDPSQEAVNQRREAVRDPVNGFRYFVQNYFPHYIRHKDESELHKFLFQRLPEIVTSTVSQQDAIAAPRGEAKSTIVSQLCTLWCIILELKKYPVIIMDSIDQAYPMLEAIKAELCWNPRLKMDFPEACGAGRVWQMGTILTATDIKVQVAGSGKKLRGLRHGPYRPDLAVLDDIENDELVRNPDQRDKLDNWLKKTVLPLGGAGAKFDVIYIGTILHYDSVLSRTLKNPLWKRKRFKALITWPSDMTLWDKWEEVLRNNDEDGELLARAFYDEHREAMEAGAVVSWSARPLYTLMLIRARDGHSTFDSEYQNDPVSGDDAPFATCISFWVNRLKEWSFFGSIDPSLGKNGNSRDPSAILVGGFNRMTGVLDVVEARIKKRLPSVIISDTIALQREYGCLCWSVEAVQFQEFLRTELVRQSAELGVPVPAMPVIPHSDKILRIESLQPYVFNQLIRLSPTQVTLIEQLRHFPMADHDDGPDALHMLWALCNSFGTRDGFRHVPRRQDDDRDDDNRHSGQQRQRSRSRFGNGGW
- a CDS encoding DUF6527 family protein, with the protein product MFISAVVKNVSHDRLSFICPGCGFPHQVTIGQGDGPRWDWSHDYVRPTFNPSILVTWEEPSDNPAFFDDRAKDQHRVCHSFVRDGLIQYLADCTHELAGQTVPLSRIGE
- a CDS encoding DUF1834 family protein; amino-acid sequence: MIITQIESAIIDRLTRGLGKLVREVRSYSGELDGEPAEVVRQLPGVWVTFGGVQGSELLSTARNKWRDTGRFVVIAGARSVRSDQATRHGGPSFNEVGSYQLVYAIRRLLARQDLGLPIDHLMPGKVRTLFNTQVQKAAMSVFACEFDTRFDSESLQNGRFPLAPADLPPGHPDQIFGEYGGASSEDDPAWLTTDLQYFLNGREPFAAEDIIHHES
- a CDS encoding DUF935 domain-containing protein — encoded protein: MGKIVDQWGRPFDKAVTKAPQTARMIQLNSTYPDHPSRGLTIRRLPRLLQEAEQGYLSAQADLFDDMVEKDGHIFSEMAKRKNALLGLDWSIEPRRNATAEEKNLAAMVQEWFDSLDNLEDIILQAADAIGHGFSCQELEWELEENVWLPSEAHLRPHRWFQARPDRGDIIRLNDGSIEGAELMPFGWMVHKHNAKTGFTGQSGLYRVLVWPYLFKNFAVRDLAEFLEIYGLPARVGKYMAGATDQDKDALFEALVTLGHNAAGIIPQGTDIDFKSAASGQADPFVAMMDWCERTESKVILGATLTSQADGKTSTNALGNVHNDVRHDILVADARQLEGFFRNMIDMLLRINGYEVSRRKLPKLVFDTRDIEDIETFSAGVKNLVESGVKTIPASWVHTKLGIPVPQKDEAVLVAPAQTGTPLPVALSQRFRRIAALTTAAELSDPAQEALDNGRPVPEKIAAAMQNLIAPLVAALQDGRLPDEAMDIIAGSYPDLDDSELVTLLEQALFVADVWGRLNSDA
- a CDS encoding DUF1320 domain-containing protein — its product is MYATRDDMVSQFGETECIALSDRDYTGEIDDDVLNGGLERATATIDSYLAGRYPVPWTDTPGILTGKCCDIARYELTGAQTQNTEEIRQRYEDAIRYLERVADGRITLGRLPDGSVAQGGSVSRFSSNGRVFGRSETDGGAF
- a CDS encoding phage virion morphogenesis protein; this encodes MAYEIVFDVTDFERSLGELIRSFEDRAPLMRMLAGMMEDAVQENFEQQGRPKWLGWSPRYAKRRGPGQILQRSGRLASSIVQYSDNDMATVGTNVIYAGIHQSGGKISIPARSQQAYYHQNKDGTLNNQFARKSKANYAEWNTIPAYEIKMPARPFLFLAESDVSAMEEKSANYFSQIYR